Within Kineothrix sp. MB12-C1, the genomic segment TGTCTCCGATACGGATCCGATCTGATTTAATTTAATGAGAATGGAGTTACCGCAGCCCGAATCAATTCCTTTTTTCAGACGTTCTGTGTTTGTTACGAATAAATCGTCTCCAACAAGCTGTATTTTATCGCCGAGTTCTTTCGTCATCAACTGCCAGCCATCCCAGTCCTCTTCATCCAATCCATCTTCAATCGAATAAATAGGATATTTCTCGCAGAGAGCCTTCCAATGAGCCACCAATTCTGCTGATGTATATTTCTTCTTGCATTTAGGAAGAAGATATTCACCTTTATTCTCGCCCTTCCATTCGCTTGCTGCAGCATCCATTGCAAGAACAAAATCTTTACCCGGTTCGTAGCCAGCCGCTTTTATCGCATCTAAGATATACAAAATAGCTTCTTCATCGCTGGCAAGGTCAGGAGCAAATCCTCCTTCATCGCCTACTGAGGTAGCAAGTCCTTTTGATTTCAAAAGAGCAGCTAATGCATGAAATACCTCTGTACACTGGCGAAGTCCTTCTCTAAAGCTATCTGCCCCTACCGGCATAATCATGAACTCCTGTACATCCACGGTATTCGCAGCATGTGCTCCGCCATTTAAGATATTCATCATCGGCACCGGAAGTCTGTTGCTGTTCACTCCTCCGAGGAAACGGTAAAGCGGAATTTCAAGAGCGTTAGCCGCCGCTCTCGCAGAAGCGATGGATACTGCTAAAATAGCGTTAGCTCCAAGCTTTGATTTATCCTTTGTACCATCTGCCTGAATCATTGCCGCATCCACAGCATAAATATCGGAAGCGTCCAACCCTTGCAGGGTATCGTTAATTGTTGTATTAATATTATGTACTGCCTTTTGTACACCTTTGCCTCCGAAACGGGATTTATCACCATCGCGAAGTTCGAGTGCTTCGAATTCTCCTGTAGATGCTCCGCTCGGTGCGGTTCCTCTTCCTACAGTACCGTCTATCAAATATACCTCCGCCTCGACGGTGGGGTTTCCTCTCGAGTCAATAATTTCACGTCCAATTACTTTTTCAATTTCTAAATAGTTCATTGTTATCATCCTTTCCCATAGAGGGATTTCTCCTTTTGCCCTTTGCGATTATGATAAGCAAAAGGAGTCGTCCATGATTTATTCACAAGAAGTTAGTCTTTGCTAACTACTCATAGTATAGCAACTAAACTTATATATGGCAAGAGTTTTTTTACTACTATTGGAAATAATTTCTAACCTTCAATTTTCGCTTCGGGATAATCCCTGAAATCGAAAGACAACCTTTTGCTCTAGAAATAAATATCGGCCCAATGAGATAGTAAAATCTCTCCTCCCTGTAAGAGTTCTGCCTGAACCTCTACCACACTGCCGGATGCCCCTAACTCCTCCATCACCCGATTCATATACGCATCACCGAAGCTTCCGCTTACATAGGCGTCATAACATTGCTCCCATAAGTCGTTACTTGCTACTACATTCTGAAACTGCACAGAACCGCCTGCCAGTATCACTGCCTCATAACAATTGTTATAATAGTCATCCATATTCATCAGAACATCCGCCGAGGAAAAACCTACATCGTCCAGACTTCTAAGCCCAATGACCGGATTGCCGGGATTGCTGTTCACAGCCTGTCCCTCTTCCTGTTTTGGTCCCGCATATTTCTGTCCGTTACAAGGAGGCAGACATACCGATAAGTCCTCTCTCATATGAGTACCTGCAAAATCAGCATCAGTTCTGTTGAAATAATCATAGGTGTTGGGATCCGTATCATCCCAAGTCGTATCTACATTATAGAACTCACCTTCTAATTTAATGATATTCCAAGCATGACTCTCACCGGCATATCCGGTACAATAATAAGTAGGAATTCCAAGGTTCATCATAATATACTGAAAAGCCCTCGCATAGCCGGCGCATACCGTCCGGTTATTAACGAGTGCACTATATGCATTCTGATTCAAAGGGGAATTCTTGTGATATTCTATTTTATTCAAAAGAGTGTTGTGCACATATACTTCTTTGTTAAAATCACTATCCTGTGTTTGCGCTGCACTTATGATTTCCTGGGCAGCATGGTCGAATGCCGCCTTTGAAGCAGCGAGATTGTCAGCCGTTTCGTTAAATTGGAGGGAAATTTCCACACAATTTCTATTTCGCGTAAAGCGTCCTCTATAAGCCGAATCCAGCCAGAATATTT encodes:
- the eno gene encoding phosphopyruvate hydratase, yielding MNYLEIEKVIGREIIDSRGNPTVEAEVYLIDGTVGRGTAPSGASTGEFEALELRDGDKSRFGGKGVQKAVHNINTTINDTLQGLDASDIYAVDAAMIQADGTKDKSKLGANAILAVSIASARAAANALEIPLYRFLGGVNSNRLPVPMMNILNGGAHAANTVDVQEFMIMPVGADSFREGLRQCTEVFHALAALLKSKGLATSVGDEGGFAPDLASDEEAILYILDAIKAAGYEPGKDFVLAMDAAASEWKGENKGEYLLPKCKKKYTSAELVAHWKALCEKYPIYSIEDGLDEEDWDGWQLMTKELGDKIQLVGDDLFVTNTERLKKGIDSGCGNSILIKLNQIGSVSETLEAIKMAHKAGYTAISSHRSGETEDTTIADLAVALNTCQIKTGAPSRSERVAKYNQLLRIEEELGAGAVYPGFDAF
- a CDS encoding transglutaminase domain-containing protein translates to MKLIKIMLYLLLGLLALVSLFIIISAFHPDFSNHVAKLLYSPEKEEIKETSAVIDEEFPENDQVYTSDELLRNITNTGNSYVPPERTGIEVPAELSDKSGYVPIQESSEQVGDEEAEKLEQELTFGDTGADLTFDVEFYPYYGMLDTSEQKLYRQIYANATALNGIFTPVEQVTPRQLINIFMAVFNDHPEIFWLDSAYRGRFTRNRNCVEISLQFNETADNLAASKAAFDHAAQEIISAAQTQDSDFNKEVYVHNTLLNKIEYHKNSPLNQNAYSALVNNRTVCAGYARAFQYIMMNLGIPTYYCTGYAGESHAWNIIKLEGEFYNVDTTWDDTDPNTYDYFNRTDADFAGTHMREDLSVCLPPCNGQKYAGPKQEEGQAVNSNPGNPVIGLRSLDDVGFSSADVLMNMDDYYNNCYEAVILAGGSVQFQNVVASNDLWEQCYDAYVSGSFGDAYMNRVMEELGASGSVVEVQAELLQGGEILLSHWADIYF